cttttctttccaGCAAGCTATCTGTTTCAACCAGCATCTTCTCCAAAAGGTGGAAACCTCTCTGGCGCTCAGTTCCTGCTCTGGACTTGGACTAACACTGTACCAACTGGAATATATTATCACATCCCGGTCTTTTTGTTTACATTTGCACCTTCATCCTTTCCCGGATTTTGAAACAACCTATCCAAAGATTGCGTCTCAGAATTTGTCCTTTTCAACGAAAGTTCGTCGGTGATGAAATACTGTCATTTGTTAGTGATGCTGCTTTCAGTGGCACAGTTCAACATCTTGATCTTCATCTTGATTTTTCTATTTGTATTGATATGTCATATGACCTATTTTATTGCAAAACTCTTAGGGTTCTTAAATTGCATAGCGTGACATTATGGGTCTTTTCTTCGGCTGATCTTCCTTTACTTAAAGTCCTGCATCTTTGCAGTATTAAGATTTTTGATGGTAATCATGTTCATCAAATTCTATCTGCATGTCTTAATGTTGAGGACTTGAAAATCGAGGATGTATATATACCAGTTTTTGGTGGCTATGAGGATATAAACCAGTTTAAAAGATTGCCTAATTTGCTTAGAGCTGTTATCGATAAAAATGTAGTTCCCTTGGAAGTTGTTGGCAATGTTCAGTTTCTGAGCTTAAACATTAAGGTACTGTTTCATTTACTGTCCAATTTATGCTAAGGGAAATGCTAGTTTGACTCTAAACCCTAAAAGAGAACAGGTTTTGAAATTTCTTTGTGATGCAACTCTTGTAGGCTTATGAAAAGATTAATGAACCAATTCCTACGTTTCATCATTTAACTCAGCTTGAAGTCCGCAGTAACTTTTATAATCATCTTAATCCTACTATACACTGGCATGATGTGTTTGAAGTGGTGAAGCATTGTCTTAAGCTTCGAAATCTTTCGATTGATGTGGTTAGTTGAATTATATCcttctttattatttacttccttatttttttatttattttactttgtttcCATTGTTGACAGGGGAGCTTTCAGAGTCCACCTAGCATTGATGATTGTGCCTTCTTACGATGTGTTCCCAGATCCATCTCAATGAACCTTAAAACATGTATTCTGAATAAGTATACTGGAGCACACTGGGAGTTGGAATTTGCAAAATATATTATGGAGAATGCAAAATTTCTTAAGGACATGGTAATCTGTAGTGACACTAATAAAGAAGTCAACAAGCTTGACACAATAA
This region of Vigna unguiculata cultivar IT97K-499-35 chromosome 5, ASM411807v1, whole genome shotgun sequence genomic DNA includes:
- the LOC114184404 gene encoding uncharacterized protein LOC114184404, with the protein product MADRISSLPDEVLGYILSFLSSKLSVSTSIFSKRVLKLHSVTLWVFSSADLPLLKVLHLCSIKIFDGNHVHQILSACLNVEDLKIEDVYIPVFGGYEDINQFKRLPNLLRAVIDKNVVPLEVVGNVQFLSLNIKAYEKINEPIPTFHHLTQLEVRSNFYNHLNPTIHWHDVFEVVKHCLKLRNLSIDVGSFQSPPSIDDCAFLRCVPRSISMNLKTCILNKYTGAHWELEFAKYIMENAKFLKDMVICSDTNKEVNKLDTIKELSLCSKLSPACNLSFTTFEDVYCFSSSSECFCF